A window from Gottschalkiaceae bacterium SANA encodes these proteins:
- a CDS encoding MurR/RpiR family transcriptional regulator: MSNDIFLILNQKYDSFSKVNKKLADLVRESHSTIVFMSIIEFSTYAEVSPASITRFSKELGYTGFPAFQKDLQQIVKKETIDRKEIRLSLLDENTDDVLASVLNANIENLKATLTESLTNEFLSAVDTIDKAKKIYIIGLRSSYSVAYYFYFLLKEIRPNTQLVAPGTGDLFDKIMTIDNDSVLVSIGFSKYTKQTAHVTEYFSNCGAKIIAITDSFSSPLSVLSDITLIAANPKNSYSFVSAMSIMNALVVSIGRLNPKETLAALDRKDALLKEMNIHY; encoded by the coding sequence ATGAGTAACGATATTTTTCTAATTCTCAATCAAAAATACGATTCCTTTTCGAAAGTGAATAAAAAACTAGCTGATCTTGTACGTGAAAGTCATTCTACAATCGTTTTTATGTCGATCATCGAATTTAGCACCTACGCGGAGGTCAGCCCGGCCAGTATCACGCGCTTTTCCAAAGAATTAGGATATACAGGGTTTCCCGCATTTCAAAAAGATCTACAACAAATTGTTAAGAAAGAAACGATTGACCGAAAAGAAATTAGACTCTCGCTTTTAGACGAAAATACAGACGATGTTTTGGCAAGCGTTTTGAATGCCAATATCGAAAATCTGAAAGCAACCTTAACAGAAAGTCTGACAAATGAATTTCTCTCAGCTGTGGACACCATTGATAAGGCGAAAAAAATTTATATCATCGGATTGCGTTCCTCTTACTCCGTCGCCTATTATTTTTACTTTTTACTTAAAGAAATTCGACCCAATACACAACTCGTTGCTCCCGGCACCGGAGATCTATTCGATAAAATCATGACTATAGATAATGATTCAGTTTTGGTATCAATTGGTTTTTCAAAGTATACAAAGCAGACAGCGCATGTCACAGAGTACTTTTCAAACTGTGGAGCAAAAATTATCGCCATCACTGATAGCTTTTCTTCCCCTTTGTCTGTCCTATCGGATATTACCTTGATCGCCGCAAACCCAAAGAATTCTTATTCATTCGTTTCAGCCATGTCCATTATGAACGCATTGGTTGTCAGTATTGGTCGTCTTAATCCTAAAGAAACCTTAGCTGCACTGGATCGCAAAGACGCCTTGCTAAAAGAAATGAACATCCACTACTAA
- a CDS encoding gamma-glutamyl-gamma-aminobutyrate hydrolase family protein, giving the protein MKPLIGITSNYFNSLMPKLERGGEDELAEMEKLNQTYVGKGMYALNDLPVNLSFQTDAAAIEAAGAIPVVLPLLRNRETMIEALGRLDGLLFAGGIDVGTQWYGEEMRENSGLFGKLEGLKNEDAAGFATEIIERDEMEIELIRYAVEYTQLPILGICRGAQIMNVALGGNLYQDNHAKTDFNHSQFKKWDGYAHPVQIVENTIMHQIFGRETMEVNSLHHQSIKELGRDLLISARSPDGLIESIEYKDDSRFMLGIQWHPEMLRIKVAEQEKIFHAFIDACIK; this is encoded by the coding sequence TTGAAACCATTAATTGGAATTACAAGTAACTATTTTAACAGTCTAATGCCAAAGTTGGAGCGTGGTGGTGAAGACGAATTGGCGGAGATGGAGAAATTAAATCAGACTTATGTGGGAAAAGGCATGTATGCTTTAAATGACCTTCCGGTGAATCTATCCTTTCAGACAGATGCTGCAGCGATTGAGGCCGCTGGTGCAATTCCGGTTGTGCTTCCGTTACTTCGCAATAGGGAAACCATGATAGAAGCTTTGGGGCGATTAGACGGACTCTTGTTTGCCGGTGGCATCGATGTGGGCACGCAATGGTATGGGGAAGAGATGCGAGAAAATTCGGGGCTCTTTGGAAAATTGGAAGGCTTGAAAAATGAGGATGCTGCGGGATTTGCAACAGAAATTATTGAGCGTGATGAAATGGAAATCGAGTTGATTCGTTATGCGGTTGAATATACACAACTGCCGATTTTAGGAATCTGTCGAGGTGCTCAGATCATGAATGTTGCTTTGGGCGGCAATTTATATCAGGATAATCATGCAAAGACTGATTTTAATCATTCTCAATTTAAAAAGTGGGATGGTTATGCCCACCCCGTGCAGATCGTTGAAAATACGATTATGCATCAGATCTTCGGTCGAGAAACAATGGAGGTAAACTCGCTTCATCATCAATCAATCAAAGAATTGGGGCGGGATTTGCTTATATCGGCGAGGTCACCAGATGGGCTGATTGAGTCAATTGAGTATAAAGATGATTCCAGATTCATGCTCGGGATTCAGTGGCATCCAGAGATGCTGCGGATAAAAGTAGCAGAGCAAGAAAAGATCTTCCATGCATTTATTGATGCGTGTATAAAATAA
- a CDS encoding dicarboxylate/amino acid:cation symporter has product MKNSGNVTKKILWYMVLGVIVGVFLNRISDNVIVQKYLLGFIFKLGSKGFVALIKMVVVPLVFFSLIVGTSEMGDIAKLGRIGTKTLFFYLGTTAVALIIAVTFATFIQPGVGFDLSGYTDAVASFQAKEAPPIADVFLNIIPKNPVESLASGNMLQIIFFAMLLGGCMTVLGDKAAKTRQFFNEMNDIMIQMVWAVMKVAPWGVFFLSADTFTKLGFAAFVPLGKYMLTVLGALAIHAVVTYGSLLVGVGKLNPVQFIKNFLPALSVSFSTASSNATLPITLDTVTKRCGVDKEVSAFTIPLGATVNMDGSAITQGVATIFIAQAYGIPLGFSALMMVVVTATLSSVGTAGVPSASMIMLAMVLGQVGLPVEAIGIIIGVDRLLSMTRTMLNVSGDAICTMLIAKSEGQFDESVFNQENLIEEKAA; this is encoded by the coding sequence ATGAAGAATTCTGGAAACGTAACAAAGAAGATCTTATGGTACATGGTACTCGGGGTAATAGTCGGTGTGTTTTTGAATAGAATTTCAGATAATGTCATCGTACAAAAGTATTTATTAGGATTTATTTTCAAACTTGGTAGTAAAGGATTTGTCGCACTAATTAAGATGGTTGTTGTACCTTTGGTATTTTTCTCATTAATTGTGGGAACGTCCGAAATGGGCGATATCGCTAAACTTGGAAGAATTGGCACAAAGACGTTGTTTTTTTACTTGGGCACAACGGCTGTTGCCTTGATCATTGCAGTAACATTCGCAACGTTCATCCAGCCAGGTGTTGGTTTTGACCTAAGTGGATATACGGATGCGGTTGCAAGTTTCCAAGCGAAAGAAGCGCCACCGATTGCTGATGTATTTTTGAATATAATTCCAAAAAATCCAGTTGAGTCTTTGGCATCAGGCAACATGTTACAAATCATATTCTTCGCAATGCTATTGGGCGGTTGTATGACAGTACTTGGTGATAAAGCAGCCAAGACACGACAATTTTTCAATGAAATGAACGATATCATGATCCAAATGGTATGGGCGGTTATGAAAGTTGCACCATGGGGTGTATTCTTCTTATCAGCAGATACCTTTACAAAACTTGGATTTGCTGCATTTGTTCCATTGGGAAAATATATGTTAACCGTATTAGGTGCATTGGCCATTCATGCAGTAGTTACCTACGGATCACTTTTGGTCGGTGTAGGCAAATTAAATCCTGTACAATTTATTAAGAACTTCTTGCCAGCGTTATCAGTATCATTCTCTACAGCTAGCAGTAACGCAACACTTCCAATTACATTAGATACAGTAACAAAACGTTGTGGTGTAGATAAAGAAGTGAGTGCATTTACGATTCCTTTAGGTGCAACCGTTAATATGGACGGTTCAGCAATTACACAAGGGGTTGCAACCATTTTCATCGCACAGGCCTACGGCATACCGCTTGGCTTTTCGGCCTTGATGATGGTTGTTGTAACTGCAACATTGTCTTCTGTTGGTACAGCCGGAGTTCCGAGTGCATCAATGATTATGTTGGCGATGGTACTTGGCCAAGTTGGTCTGCCAGTTGAAGCAATTGGTATTATTATTGGTGTTGATAGATTGTTGAGCATGACAAGAACCATGTTGAATGTTTCGGGCGATGCGATCTGTACGATGTTGATTGCAAAAAGCGAAGGTCAGTTCGATGAAAGTGTCTTTAATCAAGAAAATTTAATTGAAGAAAAAGCGGCATAA
- a CDS encoding pyridoxal phosphate-dependent aminotransferase, giving the protein MMISRRAKNMEPSMTAVVKSKVADYKSRGVDIISMNVGESDFNTPENIKDAGIAAIQANHTRYTPTAGLNQLKEGIAKKLLKENKAVYDKGEICVTTGAKLAVYNTIFAMCDEQDEVIIPTPCYVSYVDMVKLADAKPVLVETDITNGFQLDVAKLEAAVTDRTKVILINNPNNPTGAVYSRESLEALAELAVRKNLYIVSDDVYERFVYDGAEYVCIASLNEEIKKRTVVINGFSKGFNMTGWRIGYAAGPKKIIKTITSLQGHMTSNTNTISQWAACEALVGERETIENMVNEFQNRRDTVYEKLVQLEGVTCQKPEGAFYLFPDVSSYYGKKYESYHINNSNDMVEFLIDFAHVSLIPGSAFRSPSNIRIAYSNSQEMLNEGMDRIEKALKLLK; this is encoded by the coding sequence ATGATGATAAGCAGACGAGCAAAAAATATGGAACCTTCAATGACAGCGGTAGTGAAGTCTAAAGTTGCCGATTATAAAAGCCGAGGAGTTGACATCATTTCTATGAATGTTGGCGAATCGGACTTTAATACACCAGAAAACATCAAAGACGCTGGAATTGCAGCCATCCAAGCAAACCATACAAGGTATACGCCAACTGCAGGCCTTAACCAATTAAAAGAAGGGATTGCAAAGAAGCTGTTGAAGGAGAACAAAGCGGTTTACGACAAAGGTGAGATTTGTGTAACTACCGGTGCAAAGTTAGCGGTGTATAATACGATTTTTGCCATGTGTGATGAGCAGGATGAAGTGATTATTCCAACTCCGTGCTATGTTAGTTATGTTGATATGGTGAAATTGGCAGATGCAAAACCGGTTTTGGTTGAAACGGATATCACGAATGGATTTCAATTGGATGTTGCTAAATTGGAAGCAGCGGTTACGGATCGAACTAAAGTGATTTTGATCAACAACCCGAATAATCCGACAGGTGCGGTATATAGTCGAGAATCATTAGAGGCATTGGCAGAGTTGGCAGTGAGAAAAAATTTATACATTGTATCGGATGATGTGTACGAACGTTTCGTCTATGATGGAGCAGAGTATGTATGTATTGCTTCACTAAATGAAGAGATTAAGAAAAGAACCGTTGTGATTAATGGCTTTTCCAAAGGATTTAATATGACGGGTTGGAGAATTGGATACGCTGCAGGACCGAAAAAAATCATTAAAACGATTACAAGCTTGCAGGGGCATATGACGTCTAATACCAACACGATTTCTCAATGGGCTGCTTGCGAAGCCTTAGTTGGTGAGCGAGAGACGATTGAAAATATGGTGAATGAATTCCAAAATAGACGAGATACGGTTTACGAAAAATTGGTTCAATTGGAAGGCGTAACCTGCCAGAAACCAGAAGGTGCTTTTTATTTGTTCCCTGATGTTTCCTCTTATTATGGAAAAAAATATGAGAGTTATCATATCAATAACTCGAATGACATGGTCGAATTTTTAATTGACTTTGCTCATGTTTCTTTAATTCCGGGATCGGCATTCCGATCGCCAAGCAATATTCGAATTGCATATTCCAATTCTCAAGAGATGTTGAATGAAGGCATGGACAGAATTGAAAAAGCGTTAAAGCTATTGAAATAG
- the uvsE gene encoding UV DNA damage repair endonuclease UvsE, whose product MINYVGYACINEHLKPKTFKSCRLKTIKEKGLVYLKNIILHNLDFTYEILNWNLNHGIYLYRLTSDLMPLVTHQEVLEMGEWRWYEDEEIAIKLETIKTLVQENKVRLSMHPDQFTVLNSNRSKVVEASLEYLEYHARLMHAVGGQDIIIHVGGVYGEKAAAMKRFVDQYNLLSPNIRKLLRLENDDKSYSILDVLEISEETGVPVVFDYHHHRCLTDGVVTTDLIKRIERTWKNSVPKMHISSGKSSVKDRSHSEYISSEDCQAVVAFYQDCQVDVMIEAKMKDRAALRFLAEVEQVREAKTNKE is encoded by the coding sequence TTGATCAATTATGTTGGATATGCTTGTATCAATGAGCATTTAAAACCAAAAACCTTTAAAAGTTGCCGATTAAAAACGATCAAGGAAAAAGGACTTGTGTATTTGAAAAATATTATTTTGCATAACTTGGATTTCACTTATGAAATTTTAAACTGGAATCTCAATCATGGGATCTATTTGTATCGCCTAACAAGTGATTTGATGCCCTTGGTTACTCATCAAGAGGTATTGGAAATGGGTGAGTGGCGTTGGTACGAAGATGAGGAGATTGCAATCAAGCTGGAAACAATTAAAACATTGGTTCAAGAGAATAAGGTTCGGTTGTCGATGCATCCGGATCAGTTTACGGTTTTAAACAGCAACAGGTCTAAAGTGGTTGAGGCTAGCCTTGAATATCTGGAATACCATGCAAGGCTTATGCATGCGGTTGGTGGGCAAGACATTATTATACATGTGGGTGGCGTATATGGTGAGAAAGCAGCGGCAATGAAACGTTTCGTTGACCAGTATAATTTACTCAGTCCCAATATTAGAAAGCTGCTTAGGTTAGAAAATGACGATAAGTCTTATTCTATTTTAGATGTATTGGAAATATCTGAAGAAACGGGTGTACCTGTTGTATTTGATTATCATCACCATCGATGTTTGACTGATGGCGTGGTTACGACTGATTTAATTAAGCGTATTGAGAGAACATGGAAGAATTCGGTTCCAAAGATGCATATCAGCAGTGGAAAATCGAGCGTAAAGGACCGAAGCCATAGCGAATATATTTCGTCTGAAGATTGTCAGGCGGTAGTAGCGTTCTACCAAGATTGCCAGGTGGATGTGATGATTGAGGCGAAGATGAAGGATCGGGCGGCATTGCGGTTTCTTGCAGAAGTAGAACAAGTACGAGAAGCAAAGACCAATAAAGAATAG
- the gluD_2 gene encoding NAD-specific glutamate dehydrogenase yields MAEKTLNPFEIAQHQVKTACNQLQTDPAVYELLKQPMRVLSFPVPVKMDNGSLRIFEAFRAQHNDAVGPTKGGIRFHPNVSLDEVRALSTWMTFKCGVVGLPYGGGKGGIIVDPKQLSQGELERLSRGYVRALGEFIGDRKDIPAPDVNTNGQIMSWMVDEFSKMHGELIPGVITGKPVEFGGSLARTEATGYGVFLMIRESAKKKGIDLKQTTVAIQGFGNVGSFAAFYAMQAGVKVVAVSDASCCLYRKDGLNILALMEYKKNRDDIKGFPGADEELGRDEIFGLDVEIFAPCALENAITSDNADKIKAKIVCEGANGPTTPEAGKILNAKGILIVPDILANSGGVTVSYFEWVQNLQNYYWGFNEVQEKQERLMVDAFNAIWEMMDHQHVEMRTAAYMISIKRVADAMKIRGWF; encoded by the coding sequence ATGGCAGAAAAAACATTAAACCCTTTTGAGATTGCGCAACATCAAGTAAAAACGGCGTGCAATCAATTGCAAACAGATCCAGCAGTATATGAACTCTTAAAACAACCGATGCGTGTTCTATCATTCCCTGTACCCGTAAAAATGGACAACGGTAGTCTTCGTATATTTGAAGCCTTTCGAGCACAACATAATGATGCAGTTGGACCAACAAAAGGCGGCATCCGATTCCATCCAAACGTTTCTTTGGATGAAGTTCGTGCACTTTCTACTTGGATGACATTTAAATGCGGTGTTGTCGGTCTTCCATACGGAGGCGGCAAAGGCGGAATCATTGTTGATCCAAAACAATTGTCGCAAGGAGAACTAGAACGATTGTCACGCGGTTACGTACGTGCCCTTGGCGAATTTATTGGGGATCGCAAAGACATTCCAGCACCCGATGTGAATACAAATGGACAAATTATGTCTTGGATGGTAGACGAGTTTTCTAAAATGCATGGCGAACTCATTCCGGGTGTCATCACTGGCAAACCCGTTGAATTCGGTGGTTCTCTAGCTCGTACAGAAGCGACAGGCTACGGTGTATTCTTAATGATTCGCGAATCCGCAAAGAAAAAAGGCATTGACCTGAAACAAACAACAGTTGCAATTCAAGGCTTTGGCAATGTTGGCAGCTTCGCAGCATTTTACGCAATGCAAGCCGGTGTAAAAGTCGTTGCCGTATCTGATGCGTCATGCTGCCTATACCGAAAAGATGGATTAAATATTCTCGCTTTGATGGAATATAAGAAAAACAGAGACGACATCAAAGGCTTCCCAGGAGCAGACGAAGAACTAGGCCGTGACGAAATCTTTGGCTTAGACGTTGAAATCTTCGCACCATGCGCATTAGAAAATGCGATCACAAGCGATAATGCAGATAAAATTAAAGCAAAAATCGTCTGTGAAGGTGCAAATGGTCCAACCACTCCAGAAGCAGGAAAAATATTGAACGCTAAAGGCATCCTGATCGTTCCAGATATTTTAGCCAATTCCGGTGGTGTAACGGTTTCGTACTTCGAATGGGTACAGAACCTACAAAACTACTATTGGGGATTCAACGAAGTACAAGAGAAGCAAGAACGCTTGATGGTAGATGCTTTCAACGCAATCTGGGAAATGATGGATCACCAGCATGTAGAAATGCGAACTGCAGCTTACATGATTTCCATCAAACGTGTTGCCGATGCCATGAAGATTCGTGGCTGGTTCTAA
- a CDS encoding DUF2177 family protein: MASYVKMYGVALVVFLIIDLVWLAFIAKNLYQKELGFIMSAKPNWTAAILFYLIFIVGLVFFVINPAVQKDSWIYALLVGMLFGLISYSTYDLTNLATLADWPLKITIIDLIWGSSLGGLVSMISFFILKAWK; the protein is encoded by the coding sequence ATGGCAAGTTATGTAAAAATGTATGGTGTGGCACTCGTTGTATTTTTAATCATTGATCTAGTATGGTTGGCTTTCATAGCGAAGAACTTATATCAGAAGGAATTGGGTTTCATTATGAGTGCGAAGCCGAATTGGACCGCTGCGATTTTGTTTTATTTAATCTTTATCGTCGGGTTAGTTTTCTTTGTTATTAATCCTGCTGTTCAAAAAGACAGCTGGATCTATGCCTTACTCGTGGGTATGCTATTTGGGTTGATCTCTTATTCGACATACGATCTTACTAATTTGGCAACTCTGGCAGATTGGCCACTGAAAATCACCATTATTGATTTGATATGGGGAAGTTCATTAGGTGGACTGGTCTCGATGATTAGCTTCTTTATTTTGAAAGCTTGGAAATGA
- a CDS encoding inorganic phosphate transporter: protein MSLRILVIVILAYTFTFLNGVKDGGNVIATIITSRSLKPYKALFLAVMIEFFAPLFMGTAVAKTIGKGIVAEQFMMSQGDQVALLFLSCALVGAILWNGITWYFAIPSSSSHALVGGLIGSGIIFFGFNAINWSTVMFKVVLMIALTPILGFMFGWIVMVALKKIGLNFNPKFNEILKKSQLGSMFFLAVSHSTNDAQKSMGIITLLLVIVGEQSNFDVPLQVKIGSSFFLAFGMLCGGWKIVRTVGKKIYKLQPIHSLASQISSASVIFLSGLIGSPVSTSQIVSSSIVGIGSSERMSAVKWDVAKKIVVSWFITIPFAAAISAGTGFIVWMVMGGQV, encoded by the coding sequence ATGAGTTTACGGATTCTAGTAATTGTGATTTTGGCCTATACCTTTACTTTCCTCAACGGTGTAAAAGATGGTGGGAATGTGATTGCCACCATCATTACATCTCGTTCATTAAAACCCTATAAAGCACTATTCCTTGCAGTGATGATTGAGTTTTTTGCTCCTCTTTTTATGGGGACAGCAGTTGCCAAAACGATTGGCAAGGGAATTGTAGCAGAGCAATTTATGATGAGTCAAGGCGATCAAGTCGCTTTATTGTTTTTATCCTGTGCATTGGTGGGTGCGATTTTATGGAACGGAATCACGTGGTATTTTGCAATTCCATCCAGTTCATCGCATGCTCTTGTCGGGGGCTTGATTGGCAGCGGTATCATTTTCTTTGGGTTCAATGCGATTAATTGGAGCACAGTTATGTTTAAGGTGGTTCTGATGATTGCATTGACACCTATTTTGGGATTTATGTTTGGTTGGATTGTGATGGTTGCACTCAAAAAAATCGGATTGAATTTTAATCCGAAATTTAATGAGATTTTAAAGAAAAGCCAACTGGGCAGCATGTTTTTTCTAGCGGTGAGCCATAGTACCAATGATGCGCAGAAGTCGATGGGCATTATTACCTTGCTATTGGTTATCGTAGGCGAGCAGAGTAACTTTGATGTACCTTTGCAAGTGAAAATTGGCAGTTCGTTTTTCTTGGCATTTGGCATGTTATGCGGCGGGTGGAAGATTGTCCGTACCGTTGGGAAGAAGATCTATAAACTTCAACCCATTCATTCGCTGGCAAGTCAAATCAGTTCCGCATCTGTTATCTTTCTTTCAGGATTGATTGGTTCACCTGTGAGTACCAGCCAAATTGTGAGTTCTTCCATTGTTGGGATTGGGTCAAGCGAGAGAATGAGCGCTGTAAAATGGGATGTGGCAAAGAAGATTGTGGTATCGTGGTTTATTACGATTCCCTTTGCAGCAGCGATCTCGGCGGGAACGGGTTTTATTGTATGGATGGTAATGGGAGGTCAAGTGTGA
- a CDS encoding DUF47 domain-containing protein produces the protein MRKIVKMISKEKCDFYQLLIKQTELTCSAVEILHTYCSNDDSHLIDQIVKLEHEGDFVRKELIDGINATFITPISREDLYSLSGSIDDILDYTRSTAERIYDFDIAENASILTFVEELQTLTQALRESVISLGISHDAVTESAIAVKKVENRIERRYRRAVKRLFELDDIKEIIKLREIYRHISNAADKGDEAADLLCHIVIKAV, from the coding sequence GTGAGAAAGATTGTAAAGATGATATCAAAAGAGAAATGTGATTTTTATCAGTTATTGATTAAGCAAACAGAATTGACATGTTCTGCTGTTGAAATATTACATACGTATTGTTCTAATGATGATTCTCATCTGATTGATCAGATTGTGAAACTTGAACATGAAGGGGACTTTGTGCGGAAGGAATTGATTGATGGGATAAATGCTACCTTTATTACGCCAATTAGCCGTGAAGATTTGTACAGCCTTTCAGGTTCTATCGATGATATTTTGGACTATACGCGGTCAACGGCGGAAAGAATTTATGATTTTGACATTGCCGAGAATGCTTCAATATTAACATTTGTTGAAGAGTTACAAACCTTAACACAAGCCTTGCGAGAAAGTGTAATCTCATTGGGCATAAGCCATGATGCAGTGACAGAATCGGCAATTGCGGTTAAGAAAGTAGAAAATCGAATCGAGCGGCGTTATCGTCGAGCGGTGAAACGGCTCTTTGAGCTGGATGACATAAAAGAAATTATAAAATTGAGAGAGATTTATCGACATATCAGCAACGCTGCTGATAAGGGAGACGAAGCAGCTGATTTGCTTTGTCATATAGTGATTAAAGCGGTATAA